The following coding sequences lie in one Deltaproteobacteria bacterium genomic window:
- a CDS encoding MBL fold metallo-hydrolase, translated as MLQAVGVALVLASIYAVIDGWRAFGHGADGERLARMQRSPQYGDGVFENPQSLVNHFGLMVSGMFSASADATPGSTPPFERVPASRFATPPASGLRITWLGHSTLLLEIDGHRVLTDPVWGERSSPLSWIGPARWYPPPLSLGDVPKLDAVLLSHDHYDHLDYWTIVAMKDWDTTFIAPLGVGAHLAYWGVPESKIVELDWWERHEVGGLEIVATPARHASGRTLFDKDETLWAGYAVLGAQHRAYFSGDTGLFPAMHDIGQQLGPFDLTMIEAGAYGSAWPDWHLGPEQAVTAHRMVRGGVLLPVHWGLFNLAYHGWTEPIERVLAAAEQASVSVIAPRPGQSIEPAAPPAVERWWPTLAWHTAAQDPIVATKMEGAILP; from the coding sequence ATGTTGCAGGCGGTGGGTGTGGCGCTCGTGCTCGCCTCCATCTACGCGGTCATCGACGGCTGGCGCGCGTTCGGCCACGGCGCCGACGGCGAGCGTCTCGCGAGGATGCAGCGATCACCGCAGTACGGCGACGGCGTGTTCGAGAACCCACAGTCGCTCGTCAACCACTTCGGGCTGATGGTCTCCGGCATGTTCTCGGCCAGCGCCGACGCGACCCCCGGCTCGACGCCGCCGTTCGAGCGGGTGCCGGCGAGCCGCTTCGCGACCCCGCCCGCATCCGGCCTGCGGATCACATGGCTGGGACACTCGACCTTGCTGCTGGAGATCGACGGCCACCGTGTGCTCACCGATCCGGTGTGGGGCGAGCGCAGCTCGCCGCTGTCGTGGATCGGACCGGCGCGCTGGTATCCCCCGCCGCTGTCGCTCGGCGACGTGCCGAAGCTGGACGCCGTGCTGCTCTCGCACGACCACTACGATCACCTCGACTACTGGACCATCGTCGCGATGAAGGACTGGGACACGACCTTCATCGCGCCGCTCGGCGTCGGGGCCCACCTGGCGTACTGGGGGGTGCCCGAGTCGAAGATCGTCGAGCTCGACTGGTGGGAGCGCCACGAAGTCGGTGGTCTCGAGATCGTCGCGACCCCCGCCCGCCACGCGTCGGGCCGCACGCTGTTCGACAAGGACGAGACGCTGTGGGCGGGCTACGCCGTGCTCGGCGCGCAGCATCGGGCGTACTTCTCCGGCGACACCGGGCTGTTCCCCGCGATGCACGACATCGGGCAGCAGCTCGGGCCGTTCGACCTCACGATGATCGAGGCCGGTGCCTACGGCAGCGCCTGGCCCGACTGGCACCTCGGCCCCGAGCAGGCCGTGACCGCCCATCGCATGGTGCGCGGCGGCGTGCTGCTGCCGGTGCACTGGGGCCTGTTCAACCTCGCCTATCACGGCTGGACCGAGCCGATCGAGCGCGTGCTCGCGGCGGCCGAGCAGGCCAGCGTGTCGGTCATCGCGCCGCGCCCGGGTCAGAGCATCGAGCCCGCCGCGCCGCCAGCTGTCGAACGTTGGTGGCCCACGCTCGCGTGGCACACCGCCGCGCAGGACCCCATCGTCGCGACGAAGATGGAGGGCGCGATCCTCCCTTGA